From Peromyscus eremicus chromosome 3, PerEre_H2_v1, whole genome shotgun sequence, one genomic window encodes:
- the Neurod6 gene encoding neurogenic differentiation factor 6: MLTLPFDESVIMPESQMCRKFARQCEDQKQVKKPESFPKQVVLRGKSIKRAPGEETEKEEEEEDREEEDENGLPRRRGLRKKKTTKLRLERVKFRRQEANARERNRMHGLNDALDNLRKVVPCYSKTQKLSKIETLRLAKNYIWALSEILRIGKRPDLLTFVQNLCKGLSQPTTNLVAGCLQLNARSFLMGQGGEAAHHTRSPYSTFYPPYHSPELATPPGHGTLDNPKSMKPYNYCSAYESFYESTSPECASPQFEGPLSPPPINYNGIFSLKQEETLDYGKNYNYGMHYCAVPPRGPLGQGAMFRLPTDSHFPYDLHLRSQSLTMQDELNAVFHN; this comes from the coding sequence ATGTTAACACTACCGTTTGACGAGTCTGTCATAATGCCCGAATCCCAGATGTGCAGAAAGTTTGCTAGACAATGCGAGGACCAGAAACAAGTTAAGAAACCAGAGAGCTTTCCAAAACAAGTTGTCCTTCGAGGAAAGAGCATTAAACGGGCCCCTGGAGAAGAAaccgagaaagaggaggaggaggaagacagagaagaagaagatgaaaatGGCTTGCCCAGAAGGAGgggtctcaggaaaaaaaagaccACCAAACTACGGCTGGAAAGGGTCAAGTTCAGGAGACAGGAAGCCAACGCGCGCGAGAGGAACCGGATGCACGGCCTCAACGACGCTCTGGACAATTTGCGGAAAGTGGTCCCCTGTTACTCCAAAACCCAAAAACTGTCCAAAATAGAAACTTTACGGCTGGCCAAAAACTACATCTGGGCACTTTCTGAAATTCTGAGGATTGGCAAGAGACCAGATCTGCTCACGTTCGTCCAAAACTTATGCAAAGGTCTTTCCCAGCCAACTACAAACTTGGTAGCAGGCTGCTTACAGCTCAACGCCAGGAGCTTCCTGATGGGTCAGGGTGGGGAGGCTGCCCACCACACCAGGTCACCCTACTCCACATTCTACCCACCCTACCACAGCCCTGAGCTGGCCACCCCCCCAGGGCATGGGACTCTTGATAATCCCAAGTCCATGAAACCCTACAATTACTGCAGTGCGTATGAATCCTTCTATGAAAGTACTTCCCCTGAGTGTGCCAGCCCTCAGTTTGAAGGTCCCCTAAGTCCTCCCCCAATTAACTATAATGGGATATTTTCCCTGAAGCAAGAAGAAACCTTGGACTATGGCAAAAATTACAATTACGGCATGCATTACTGTGCAGTGCCACCCAGGGGTCCCCTTGGGCAGGGTGCCATGTTCAGGTTGCCCACCGACAGCCACTTCCCTTATGACTTACATCTGCGCAGCCAATCTCTCACTATGCAAGATGAATTAAATGCagtttttcataattaa